One Osmerus mordax isolate fOsmMor3 chromosome 26, fOsmMor3.pri, whole genome shotgun sequence DNA segment encodes these proteins:
- the gpx4a gene encoding glutathione peroxidase 4a isoform X1: MWIGRCKRYICPRFNKMRQLHCVLIAAGLASSGILLAMVVYFLTATSLPTESWQTATSIYEFSAKDIDGNEVSLEKYRGNVVVITNVASKUGKTPVNYSQFAEMHAKYAEKGLRILAFPSNQFASQEPGTEAQIKEFAKSYNAEFDMFSKIEVNGDGAHPLWKWLKDQPNGQGFMGNSIKWNFTKFLINKEGQVVKRYSPMSDPSVVEKDLPNYL; this comes from the exons ATGTGGATTGGGCGGTGTAAACGTTATATTTGCCCTCGTTTTAACAAAATGAGGCAACTTCATTGTGTTTTGATAGCTGCGGGATTGGCGAGCAGTGGAATCCTACTGGCGATGGTAGTGTATTTTTTAACGGCCACG tcTTTACCGACAGAGAGCTGGCAGACTGCCACATCTATCTATGAATTCTCTGCCAAGGATATCGATGGCAATGAGGTGTCCCTCGAAAAATACAG GGGTAACGTCGTCGTCATCACAAACGTTGCCTCTAAATGAGGGAAAACCCCAGTAAACTACTCTCAGTTTGCGGAGATGCACGCTAAGTACGCTGAGAAAGGTTTACGTATCCTGGCCTTCCCCTCCAACCAGTTCGCCAGTCAG GAACCGGGGACAGAGGCTCAGATCAAGGAGTTTGCCAAGTCCTACAACGCTGAGTTTGACATGTTCAGTAAGATTGAGGTGAACGGGGACGGCGCCCACCCCTTGTGGAAGTGGCTGAAGGATCAGCCGAACGGACAAGGCTTCATGGGAAA tTCCATCAAGTGGAATTTCACCAAG TTCCTTATCAACAAAGAGGGGCAGGTCGTGAAGAGATATTCTCCGATGAGTGATCCTAGC GTGGTGGAGAAAGATCTTCCAAACTACCTGTAA
- the gpx4a gene encoding glutathione peroxidase 4a isoform X2, translated as MWIGRCKRYICPRFNKMRQLHCVLIAAGLASSGILLAMSLPTESWQTATSIYEFSAKDIDGNEVSLEKYRGNVVVITNVASKUGKTPVNYSQFAEMHAKYAEKGLRILAFPSNQFASQEPGTEAQIKEFAKSYNAEFDMFSKIEVNGDGAHPLWKWLKDQPNGQGFMGNSIKWNFTKFLINKEGQVVKRYSPMSDPSVVEKDLPNYL; from the exons ATGTGGATTGGGCGGTGTAAACGTTATATTTGCCCTCGTTTTAACAAAATGAGGCAACTTCATTGTGTTTTGATAGCTGCGGGATTGGCGAGCAGTGGAATCCTACTGGCGATG tcTTTACCGACAGAGAGCTGGCAGACTGCCACATCTATCTATGAATTCTCTGCCAAGGATATCGATGGCAATGAGGTGTCCCTCGAAAAATACAG GGGTAACGTCGTCGTCATCACAAACGTTGCCTCTAAATGAGGGAAAACCCCAGTAAACTACTCTCAGTTTGCGGAGATGCACGCTAAGTACGCTGAGAAAGGTTTACGTATCCTGGCCTTCCCCTCCAACCAGTTCGCCAGTCAG GAACCGGGGACAGAGGCTCAGATCAAGGAGTTTGCCAAGTCCTACAACGCTGAGTTTGACATGTTCAGTAAGATTGAGGTGAACGGGGACGGCGCCCACCCCTTGTGGAAGTGGCTGAAGGATCAGCCGAACGGACAAGGCTTCATGGGAAA tTCCATCAAGTGGAATTTCACCAAG TTCCTTATCAACAAAGAGGGGCAGGTCGTGAAGAGATATTCTCCGATGAGTGATCCTAGC GTGGTGGAGAAAGATCTTCCAAACTACCTGTAA
- the gpx4a gene encoding glutathione peroxidase 4a isoform X3 has protein sequence MGLLGSSVLLSLLLQTMSLPTESWQTATSIYEFSAKDIDGNEVSLEKYRGNVVVITNVASKUGKTPVNYSQFAEMHAKYAEKGLRILAFPSNQFASQEPGTEAQIKEFAKSYNAEFDMFSKIEVNGDGAHPLWKWLKDQPNGQGFMGNSIKWNFTKFLINKEGQVVKRYSPMSDPSVVEKDLPNYL, from the exons ATGGGTCTTTTAgggtcctctgtcctcctctctctcctactgcaGACTATG tcTTTACCGACAGAGAGCTGGCAGACTGCCACATCTATCTATGAATTCTCTGCCAAGGATATCGATGGCAATGAGGTGTCCCTCGAAAAATACAG GGGTAACGTCGTCGTCATCACAAACGTTGCCTCTAAATGAGGGAAAACCCCAGTAAACTACTCTCAGTTTGCGGAGATGCACGCTAAGTACGCTGAGAAAGGTTTACGTATCCTGGCCTTCCCCTCCAACCAGTTCGCCAGTCAG GAACCGGGGACAGAGGCTCAGATCAAGGAGTTTGCCAAGTCCTACAACGCTGAGTTTGACATGTTCAGTAAGATTGAGGTGAACGGGGACGGCGCCCACCCCTTGTGGAAGTGGCTGAAGGATCAGCCGAACGGACAAGGCTTCATGGGAAA tTCCATCAAGTGGAATTTCACCAAG TTCCTTATCAACAAAGAGGGGCAGGTCGTGAAGAGATATTCTCCGATGAGTGATCCTAGC GTGGTGGAGAAAGATCTTCCAAACTACCTGTAA
- the polr2eb gene encoding DNA-directed RNA polymerases I, II, and III subunit RPABC1 — MDDEEETYRLWKIRKTIMQLCHDRGYLVTQDELDQTLDEFKSQFGDKPSEGRPRRTDLTVLVAHNDDPTDQMFVFFPEEPKVGIKTIKMYCQRMQEENITRAIIVVQMGMTPSAKQSLVDMAPKYILEQFLQQELLINITEHELVPEHIVMTKEELSELLTRYKLKESQLPRIQAGDPVARYFGLKRGQVVKIIRPSETAGRYITYRLVQ; from the exons ATGGATGACGAAGAGGAAACATATAGGTTATGGAAAATTAGAAAAACTATCATGCAG TTGTGTCATGACCGAGGTTACCTGGTGACCCAGGATGAGTTGGACCAGACCTTGGATGAGTTCAAGAGCCAGTTCGGGGACAAGCCGAGTGAGGGTCGCCCTAGACGGACGGATCTCACCGTGCTCGTGGCACACAACGACGACCCCACAGACCAgatgtttgttttctttcccG AGGAGCCCAAGGTTGGAATCAAGACCATTAAGATGTACTGTCAGAGGATGCAGGAAGAAAACATTACACGCGCCATCATTGTAGTCCAGATGGGAATGACACCATCAGCTAAGCAG TCTCTAGTTGACATGGCCCCCAAATACATCTTGGAACAGTTTCTACAACAGGAGCTCCTAATCAACATCACAGAGCACGAG ctggttcctgAACACATTGTCATGACAAAAGAGGAACTGTCTGAACTTCTGACAAGATA CAAGCTGAAGGAGAGCCAACTGCCCAGGATCCAGGCAGGCGACCCCGTGGCTCGTTACTTCGGCCTCAAAAGAGGCCAG GTTGTAAAGATTATCAGGCCCAGTGAAACGGCAGGACGTTACATCACCTACAGACTGGTCCAGTGA